In the genome of Physeter macrocephalus isolate SW-GA chromosome 20, ASM283717v5, whole genome shotgun sequence, one region contains:
- the KBTBD11 gene encoding kelch repeat and BTB domain-containing protein 11 translates to MESPVAPCVLYPGDGACGQAGGRGGAPEAPGEGGLQPPDAAAGEGAASPAQTPCSLSASLCFSSGDDSPPSCRRGQRVVQRQWEVGSAGAASPEGRASPEAPVSPEERTSPEDPASPGERPPAEEPTSPEEPGDPAPVPPGVGPEHGEPDLLIEVSGRRLRAHKAVLAARSDYFRARASRDVLRVQGVGWAALRLLLAYAYSGRMAGVRPDNVADVVAGARRLQLPCAAQRATDAVAPQLSLANCFEVLSAAKRQRLAELREAAYRFMSDHYLEVLREPAVFGRLSGAERDLLLRRRLRAGRARLLAAALGPAGERAGSRPQSPSGEAEGRGDAAVYCFHEAAGEWRELTRLPEGAPARGCGLCVLYNYLFVAGGVGPAGPDGRARPSDRVFCYNPATDRWSTVRPLRQARSQLQLLALDGHLYAVGGECLLSVERYDPRADRWAAVAPLPRGAFAVAHEATTCNGEIYVSGGSLFYRLLKYDPRRDEWQECPCSSSRERSADMVALDGFIYRFDLCGGRGDAPGAGPAGGVSVLRYHCLAKQWSRCASHLRPPGAPSGLQPFRCAALDGTIYCVSRAGTWRFVPPPDGEPGAGDAGPEGSFELQSLRAPADARGLLFPFVLNLQEEKPDRGEEGAA, encoded by the coding sequence ATGGAGAGCCCGGTGGCCCCCTGCGTCCTCTACCCGGGGGACGGAGCGTGCGGCCAGGCGGGGGGCCGGGGCGGCGCTCCCGAGGCTCCGGGAGAGGGCGGCCTGCAGCCGCCGGACGCGGCCGCGGGGGAGGGCGCTGCGTCCCCGGCGCAGACACCCTGCAGTCTCAGCGCGTCCCTGTGCTTCAGCTCCGGGGACGACTCCCCGCCCTCTTGTCGCCGCGGCCAGCGGGTGGTGCAGAGGCAGTGGGAAGTCGGCAGCGCGGGCGCCGCGTCCCCGGAAGGGCGCGCCTCCCCTGAGGCTCCCGTGTCCCCCGAGGAGCGCACGTCCCCGGAAGATCCCGCGTCCCCCGGGGAGCGCCCGCCGGCCGAGGAGCCCACGTCCCCGGAAGAGCCCGGGGACCCCGCGCCCGTGCCCCCCGGCGTCGGGCCGGAGCACGGGGAGCCCGACCTGCTCATCGAGGTGTCGGGCCGCCGGCTGCGGGCGCACAAGGCGGTGCTGGCGGCGCGCAGCGACTACTTCCGCGCGCGCGCGTCGCGGGACGTGCTGCGGGTGCAGGGCGTGGGCTGGGCGGCGCTGCGGCTGCTGCTGGCCTACGCGTACAGCGGGCGCATGGCGGGCGTGCGGCCCGACAACGTGGCCGACGTGGTGGCCGGCGCGCGCCGCCTACAGCTGCCCTGCGCCGCGCAGCGCGCCACCGACGCCGTGGCGCCGCAGCTGAGCCTGGCCAACTGCTTCGAGGTGCTGAGCGCGGCCAAGCGGCAGCGGCTGGCCGAGCTGCGCGAGGCCGCCTACCGCTTCATGAGCGACCACTACCTGGAGGTGCTGCGCGAGCCCGCCGTCTTCGGGCGCCTGTCGGGCGCCGAGCGCGACCTGCTGCTGCGCCGCCGCCTGCGCGCCGGCCGCGCCCGCCTTCTGGCCGCCGCGCTCGGCCCGGCCGGGGAGCGCGCGGGCAGCCGGCCGCAGAGCCCGTCCGGGGAGGCGGAGGGCCGAGGCGACGCCGCCGTCTACTGCTTCCACGAGGCGGCCGGCGAGTGGCGCGAGCTGACGCGGCTGCCCGAGGGCGCGCCGGCTCGGGGCTGCGGCCTGTGCGTGCTCTACAACTACCTCTTCGTGGCCGGCGGCGTGGGGCCCGCGGGCCCCGACGGCCGCGCGCGGCCCTCGGACCGGGTCTTCTGCTACAACCCGGCCACCGACCGCTGGAGCACCGTGCGGCCGCTGCGCCAGGCGCGCTCGCAGCTGCAGCTGCTGGCCCTGGACGGCCACCTGTACGCCGTGGGCGGCGAGTGCCTGCTCAGCGTGGAGCGCTACGACCCGCGCGCCGACCGCTGGGCCGCCGTGGCCCCGCTGCCCCGGGGCGCCTTCGCCGTGGCGCACGAGGCCACTACCTGCAACGGCGAGATCTACGTGTCCGGGGGCTCGCTCTTCTACCGCCTGCTCAAGTACGACCCGCGGCGCGACGAGTGGCAGGAGTGTCCGTGCAGCAGCAGCCGCGAGCGCTCGGCCGACATGGTGGCCCTGGACGGCTTCATCTACCGCTTCGACCTGTGCGGGGGCCGCGGCGATGCGCCGGGGGCCGGGCCTGCGGGGGGGGTCAGCGTGCTCCGCTACCACTGCCTGGCCAAGCAGTGGAGCCGCTGCGCCTCGCACCTGCGGCCCCCCGGCGCGCCGTCGGGCCTCCAGCCCTTCCGCTGCGCCGCGCTGGATGGCACCATCTACTGCGTGAGCCGCGCGGGCACCTGGCGCTTCGTGCCGCCCCCGGACGGCGAGCCCGGCGCCGGCGACGCGGGCCCCGAAGGCAGCTTCGAGCTCCAGTCGCTCCGAGCCCCCGCGGACGCCCGGGGCCTGCTCTTCCCGTTCGTGCTCAACCTGCAGGAGGAGAAGCCAGACCGAGGCGAGGAGGGCGCCGCGTAG